A portion of the Bdellovibrio bacteriovorus genome contains these proteins:
- a CDS encoding DUF481 domain-containing protein — MKLLNILGLSTLLFAMPVLAQQATDAAPPPPPPPPWFSEAEAGAIVVSGNNDSESYNAKAKSTYVWDKNSLIGSGRYLKTDSLGVESARNWEAGLRYERELNDYFSLFVGQKAESDVYNGYVQRDSTDAGLKYFLTKTDNITWTTEAGYRYQVTNSTTGEIARDSMGRAYTEYNQKVRQDLTFKYWLEYLPNFTNADAYLVNTEASLNVMLNSRLSFKVAYLLQYQNELPAGAKYSTTTTTMNLVAKF; from the coding sequence ATGAAGCTGTTGAACATCCTAGGTCTTTCTACTCTACTTTTTGCCATGCCGGTGCTTGCCCAACAAGCCACTGATGCCGCACCACCACCTCCGCCTCCGCCACCGTGGTTCAGCGAAGCCGAAGCGGGTGCCATTGTTGTCAGCGGCAATAATGACTCTGAAAGCTATAACGCCAAAGCAAAATCCACTTACGTTTGGGACAAGAACTCACTCATTGGATCAGGCCGCTATCTTAAAACAGACTCTTTGGGTGTGGAGAGTGCGCGCAATTGGGAAGCCGGACTTCGTTACGAACGTGAATTAAATGATTACTTTAGCCTTTTCGTTGGGCAAAAAGCAGAAAGTGACGTGTACAACGGCTATGTGCAAAGGGATTCAACCGACGCCGGTCTTAAATATTTCCTTACTAAAACGGACAACATTACTTGGACTACAGAAGCCGGTTATCGTTATCAAGTCACGAACTCTACGACGGGAGAGATCGCTCGCGACAGCATGGGCCGCGCTTACACTGAGTACAACCAAAAAGTCCGCCAAGATTTGACCTTCAAATACTGGTTGGAGTATTTGCCAAACTTCACAAACGCCGATGCTTACCTGGTGAACACAGAGGCCTCTTTGAATGTTATGTTAAACTCAAGACTTTCATTTAAAGTTGCTTACTTGCTGCAATATCAAAACGAATTGCCAGCTGGGGCCAAGTACTCAACAACGACGACAACAATGAACCTTGTTGCCAAGTTCTAA
- the mscL gene encoding large conductance mechanosensitive channel protein MscL yields the protein MWKEFKTFVMRGNVLDLAVGIIIGAAFGKIVSSFVSDILTPVLSLALGKVDFSNLFFALNGESYATLEEAKKAGVATVNYGLFMNIVLDFLIVAFAVFMIVRAANKVKGEPAPVTPNTKECPECLSVIPLKARKCAQCGSPQP from the coding sequence ATGTGGAAAGAGTTTAAAACATTTGTGATGCGCGGAAACGTGCTCGATCTTGCCGTCGGTATCATTATCGGCGCGGCATTTGGAAAAATCGTTTCTTCATTCGTTTCTGACATTTTGACCCCCGTTTTGAGTTTGGCTTTGGGCAAGGTGGATTTTTCAAATCTATTCTTTGCCTTAAACGGTGAATCCTACGCAACGCTAGAGGAAGCCAAGAAGGCCGGAGTTGCCACCGTGAACTACGGCCTTTTTATGAATATCGTCCTCGACTTTTTGATTGTGGCTTTTGCAGTCTTTATGATCGTAAGAGCGGCCAACAAAGTTAAGGGGGAACCTGCTCCGGTCACTCCAAACACTAAGGAGTGTCCTGAATGCCTTTCAGTGATCCCTTTAAAAGCACGCAAATGTGCTCAGTGCGGATCTCCTCAACCATAA